In Diadema setosum chromosome 7, eeDiaSeto1, whole genome shotgun sequence, the DNA window ggggcgcgtttacaaaattaaagggggcgcacgcacccctcccccatttttttctttttatttattttatttcaacaaaaaataaagggggggggggcgtgcgccggttgcggtcctccctggatcctcCACTGTAGCACATTATGGCTTGCATTCTTCCAAAATGCAGCAATTGCAAgctagattaaaaaaaaaaaaaaaaaaaaaaaggttttcgTGAATGACGCCTGAACAACGTGGCTAATTTGTGACTACATGGTTGCTATTTAGTGTGTGATGTTTTTATGCTAAAAGCGTTAGGAAAGATTTCACCTGTCGGCTCGGACACTTGGTCCTGTAATCACGTGTAGccaaatgcacacacataatacaaatatgtgctcatacacatacatacacacgtgtgtgtttgtttgtgtgtgtgtgtgtgtgtgtgtgtgtgtgtgtgtgtgaagaggGGAAGGGACAGAAAGACGCTAGAATTATGTCGGCCCGGTATCAAATCCTACTTTGTGTAttggtgacaaaaaaaatgtcatctCAGAGACGACATAATCGTGAAAACGACCAGCACATTTACTAGTATTTACATTATTAACGTAAGTCATTATGATATCATCAATCGtgtgatacatgtacctatATAGATGAATCCGACTTCAGAGCATGGCAACTTATGGCGGCCATAACTTGAGGCTtgcaaagaagaacaaaagcactttcaatgggttatgcaatgaaTGAACCAGGTgtgttgctatgtcagtgcatagaTTATCTTTTGTTAGACATAGTTagaaattacaataaaaaacagGTCCCAAACCGAATTGGTCTTGGGTTCGAGATTCGACGAGTATACAAGTTATCCCTCCTTGATTGAGTAATTTGAAAACGACTTTCGCGCTGGTATTGTGACTGTAGCGTTTAACAAACAAGGTTAATGTATAGCCCCCTGATCATTTCCCCTGTCCTTGCCATTTCTATGCATATGGGAATAACTCTTGTTAAATCGATATCAACATCCGCAAAGGCTTTACAAATTTAAAagtatttgaatttcattttcccttctctctctctcttcctctgatgcaaaaaaaaaaaggcgtccTTCAGGTTACTTCAAGAAGTTGCCGTGCCTCATGAATACGACAGTATGCTTGCGAATTCACAGACGAACATTTGTGTGTGGTGATTCAGCAGCCGAGTGCATGGGCGACTGATTAAATATTAACAGAGCAAGCATCTTATCAGATCTATGTGGAAGATGTTCGCACCATCCAAGAGAACTTGGTCAGATCACAGACCACGATGAATGGTACAAAACTGCAAAACGATATACATTGTAACTGCCGATGAAGACAGTCATCGTCTCATCAGCTTTTATTGCATTGTGCATCAAGTTTGAAACTTTTGGCCCAATATCGATTTAAAAAACCAACTCAAACAGATGGACATGGTACAGAGATTCTATTCAATAacataattacatttttttaataagCTTTTACTCTAATGGAGTAGTACAGAAATTCGACTTCACGGAGAACATAGCACCACATGATCTGGTTTGGCTCActggtttgttgtttgtttttaaaattaAACCAACTTTgaatgaggaattcaaaatatgattatatgaaacTATTCACATTTGGCTCATATTCATCACAGAAGCATGTAAATAGAGCGGGGAGAATGAAATATGTCTTTCGATACAACACCTTGTCTTTAACGGAATCCCAGAACGGAATTAACCAAACGTCTTGTACGAAAGACATCAAAGACTCCAAATCTGGTGTGTCCGCAGTACGATGCACATATAAATCATATTGACCGCCTTGAGGCTCACACTTTGAAATCAGGTAGGATTGTGTCCACCAATTTCTGATCCACGGCAGAAGAATGTCAGTATACAGAGCTGCACTGCATTCTGTTAATGACGACGAGGGGGATTTTATACGAGTAATGGTGGCAGAAAATTTTCAACAAGCATTTCTTCTTACCATCATATAGGGACCAATAGTCACACAATTTCAAAATTCTCTGTAGACTATACAGACTTGAGTCTTTTCCAAATACCTGTAGAAGATTGTTTTAATCTTCATTGATTGTTAAGATGACTCTGTTTAAGTTCCTGCCTCATCCAACGTCGGTAACATTTCCAATACAGCCCGAGTTTTGAATTGTTGCCAAATTTTAGTCAGATATTAAGTATACACAAGAAAGAAGGTATAACCATTGTGTGAAAGGTCTCCCAGTTTTCAAggtagcagaaaaaaaaatctgacaatatGACTTGCAGCTTGCCTTGTTTTGGAAACCTTAAAAACAACGGGGAAGTAATCGATGTTTTCTGTAGGTCACGATTTCCCTAGTTGTGAGTTTTACAATGCTTGTTTTCTGAGACGTAATTGGAGTAAAATGGGAAGTATGACAGACATTCGTATGTTATAATCACTTTGATGAAAGGAGTGAATACCGTCGCGGTTGAAAGGATACCAAATTGATCATATTTTTAAGATATATCAATCCACCTTGAAACTTAATTGCCCAATTGGGCCGCCAAAAGATAACATTTTGGAAAATTTGATGGCCCGACATATtttagtggccccgggccaccggaccACCTCTAATGTGGAACCCTGTCTGCAAATTtccgggaaaaaaaagaaaagcatgaTAGTTTGAATGCAATACGGGTACATGTCACAACTTCGACACcaacgaatcatacagcccacgactcatacagcccatgagtcacaCAGCCAACGAGTTGTACAGTCCACAATTCATACAGCCAATGacttcgacactaagcaaacaaggcccacgagaccgacacattaagccccgtgttgtaatgtcgaactcgtgggctgttttaccTAGTGTTGAACTCTTGGATTGTATGATTcatggattttattttttatctcaaCGAGTTGACGCATTCATTTGGTACCAGGACGTTTTAACTTCCCGACAGCCCACATAATGCGCATGAATCTGTAATCCAAGTTCGTCACAACCACGTATGACCTCATCCTCCGCACGACCACGAGGTATTTTCGCCTCTCGTCCACGCTGTCGAAAGAAGGAATCCAGAGAAATCGATGATACGTGGTGTTATCCATTTTAACGTTGAGCTTCGCGAGGCAGAAACCGACAAAGACATCTTCCCACGGAAAAATGGGCGTGGTCAGAGCCGTCTGGTAGCTGGCTTCTACCAAATCTGTGGAGAGGATGTAGCCAGGTCCGTTGAGGTACGGAGGGTAAGTAGGAAGAGGGTAGAAGTCCTCGGAAAGGAAGAACTTGGCATCGGGATTACGAAACACCGGAGATTGCACCATCACCTCGCCGGCTGTCCAGTTGGTCGGCGCCGACTTGTCGAGGATACTCAAAAGACGGGTCTGGCTGATCATCGAGTCGTCGTCGATTTTCATCATCAGCTGCGCATGGCGACAGAAGTTCGTCACCCACTTCAGAGCCATAGTGGTCTTTAACGTTAGGTTTTCGTAGACGTCGACGAAACTCTCCTGCACGATATCGCCATATTTTTCTGCCTCCTTGTTGATGAATCGTTGTATGGTCGCGTTGCTGGTCGAGCCAAGCAGAAATATACGTTTATAGCTGCCCCGAGCATGCTGGGGCCACGCGCTTGGACTACCATAGGTCTCGCGAACCACCCGGCGCCGCCAGGAATTTTTCGGCGCCGTAACTACGACGAAAATCACGAAAACTTTTTCTTTGGTGTTACCTGCTGTCATGCAGATGTTTGACGGGTTGTGCAGATAGCTGAAGTTGTGCTCGTCGGCATGTCTTTCTAGATAAGATTTCTTTGGCTTTTCTTGTATAGTTCCGCTATCATATAATTGCGCAGTTTTCTTTAGAGTCGGGGGTTGAACTGAATGATGAACACGGAGTGAATCTTCATCCGAACGATGTAGTCTACTACCCTGTATTAATCTGTGACTGGAGACGGCTTGGAAAATTCCGGAGAACTGAATATGTTTTGGATATTTTCGTCTGGTCGACCGACTCCTCAGGTGCACGAAACAGTAGAAGGCGATCTGCCCGAATAACAGCAAGCAGGCAAGGCGGGCTGGCAAGGTTCGTACGTTCATGCTGAAAAAGAAAACCGCAGTAGCAAAGGGTCAATTATAACTATATTGATTGAAAGAATGCTAAGATATATCTTTGATGTGGTATATCACTTTGAAACTTTACATCCGTTTCTCACAGAAATTCTATTACAAATAACGAGCAACgattatcatttattttataatttcatagtcatattttactttaaaaTTAAACGCGGCTGCAGCGAACGTCTTAAAGGAAAGCTCCGGATAATTTCTAGACTTGCATCTGAACATCTATAGATTAgctatactgggtacagagttacAGAATTTGaagtgattgggataaggaatatgaatgttttcaaaagtCATAACatatcacaatgaacaaggacgGTGACATAGCATCTTTACATAAGAATGCGTGATTAggtgctcaaggaagcagaacgtGCCTCGGACAAACTTCCAGGTTGTCAAGAACAACCTTTGTGTAAAAGGTATGTCTAGAACTTGAATATGTAACGTAAACCGCCTGTTCAGTTAGACCATGCAGAGTGTGTCATCCCCAAACCCCTGCTTGCTATGGAGGAAAGAATGGTCCATATCATGGCTGAATGTTTAaggaataatgataatcatatctatataataataataataataataataataataataataataataatattaataataaacaCTTATAAAGCGCTtgatactgacgtttctaagcgcattaaTACGCTTAGGAATCCATCTACGAGCTTGAAAAGAGTTATCTAATAATGTACTCCTATTTACTTTGACCCAAGCCCATACAAGTTTTGCACCCAACGCTATCCACAAACATAATTCCAAGCATTCCAAGCATCAGTGGGAGCACCACTGCATCTCCAACCCACACATACTGTCTTAAGTCTAACTTCAGTAGAAATTTAGGCCTTGGGACCAATGTCTGTGATCAATAATCCATCATTGTTCGCAACCCCGTTTCTTCAACCAAGAAACAGTGCAGGCTGTATTATCTCATTCTGTTGCTTTTTTTGGACGTGTCTAGAGGGAACACGACATTAttgtttgtacaatgtacatcttttTATTAAACTCCAAAGACGCCGTTATTCTACAATTTTGGCAATTACGGTGATTTTCCCACCGCCGGTTCCAAAACGAGACAGATtcataaataacagattgttctactatacatacatatacctgCATATTGTACATTTATAATACAATCAGTGCAAGCCTGGATTGCACGTTCACATTTCATCAAATTGTCTTGGATAGGAAAAATAGTGGCAATGCGCAAATATCAAATGCATTTATGAGTTGTGGGCCTAAATCAATTGATTCAACTTCCACTGTAACGCCACGAGGACACGAAAAATTGATATcaacaaggaaaataaaaaaataaaaaattaagcCAAAAACCTAGGGAATTCTAGGACGCAGTTACATCAATATTCATCTAATGTCGTCGCCCCTGGGCTGTTTCAACATTACGGCAACGGGTTAGTCTGGATGTAGCCAAGTGACACGGCATAGTATAACAGCGACTCACATAACTCACGTGACGGTCTGGATTTATCGATGTCTATCAAGTCACTGACGCACACGACTGCCTCATCCGTGAGCTCTTCGTTCATTCAAGCACCCTCATGATCATTCACACATATTCGTCGCCATGGTCATATTATCATGTCAGTGGTTTGTAGTTCCATAGATCCAAGTTTGGTCATCTCTAGTAAGGTGAACGCACATTCAGACCACGGGCCATCGTCTGAGAGTTGTTTACTTGTGCAAAGAGCTGCGTACAGTTGATTATGAATGAGTTTCCACTGAAAAGAATTTCTTCACCACTTACTCTCTTCCAAACAATgcaactgccgaaaaaaaattACCTCCCGTAGATGTGTTATGTTCACCCGGCCATTGTTCCACCACCTGTGAGTCGCTGTTATTTTCACTCTTTCGCATCCTTAAAATCGATTATGTGGACAACGGCTCTGCAGGGTGTCGGAGCAAGGTAGAATGTATTGTCCTTCGCGGGAATAACCACTTTCCTATTCAGGTAACCAAGTTCATCAGtcgactctttttttttcttttttagagcaACAGACATTTTATCACTGCAACTATTCGAGAGTAATGCATCTGCCTTCAAAATAAAAGGAAGTATGCGCTTGACCGTTCTGGAACCTCTCCGTTAAATTCCAACGGTATTTTAGGAAACAttgggtacattttttttttgagggctCTTATAGAGCACAATGCGAAGGAGGAGGTGATCGATCGGTTTTAATCAATACAATCTGACTCGAACGATACGTGAGGTCAAAAAAGGAACTGATGTGTGACCACGCCCTCACCTCGAGTTTGCTGAACTTGCTACTTTGTGACGTCACCACTCAGGTACTTAATATAGGTGCAAAAGTGCGTGGACAGAGCTTTGAGGTAGACCTAGATTGACCGGTTCTTAATTCCTACCGCTCATACACCTATCTCATTCATCGAACTCGTTAAGTTACAAATGTATTCAAGTTCATATAGATATTTCACAGATTATCATAAGGACTAAGCATGCTAAGTGCAGAGTTCTGCAACTAACTTATTTGTTCCTGCTGAAAACACTTTCACTGGGCAGTTCAACAACTGTGGCTAATTCGTTGCTATTTTGCCCTGATAAGACCTAGAAACAAGATATTCGGTCCACCTGTACATACTCATTGCATCTTGATATTTGGAATGCAATAGGCATGTATTTGCCATTCCTATGTCGGGCAAGGTCTCGGCAAACTTTCTATTTGAAAAGAACGCTCTTTGTCATATTTGAAAGATATGCCCTATGCGTACACGATGATGTAAAATAGCAAAATAAGTTACATGGGAATCCAATTTGCATTAATCGGTTGTTGCTCTGTCGGGCAACACTCGGGAAATCCTTCTCAAAGAAACTCATTTGTTCGAAAGGTGTCCGAGAAATTCGACTCCGTTTATAAACTGATCTATTGAAAATATGGAATGGCCTAGAGTAAAAACTCCTGTATGCGGCAGGGTGCCTATTTGTGGCAGGGGCAGTTTCATTCATTAATAAAATAGTTAATGAACATCTTGTGTGCTTAGTCCCACTTTAGAACACAAGCAGGAGTTACTCACAAGTGCTATGTCACGTATGTGGGAAGTTACACGGGATTGGGCCCTTTCAGCAATGATTGAAAAATGCCCTGCCGCAAATAGGCACCATGTACAAAACCTGCCACAAACAAGGCTGTTTAATCTATAAAGAGTTAAATAGGTAGAACCCCCAAGGCTGTTACTATGTATTAGTGATATACATCAGTTGACCTGTATTTAACGCACATCACATTCTCTTTTTATCCATACCCTTGTGTACGTAATGGTCTTTCCGCTTATTTCTTATTTGTACTATAGCACCAACATCgtgctatacaatgtataatacaaTATAGAAACAAAGCAACCACAAGAACAACATACTCTGAATGCGTGGATAAAAGAATGGATACTAAATCTACATCTATGAGCAAAATAGAAGATGTTACGCTGTAATAAACGGGAATAGAGAACACAATCAAATGCTTCTGATaaaataactgttttaattaAACCCATATAACGGAGATATCTGACGAAAATATCTAACGagaacatgaaaaacaaaattgaacattCTTTATATCATTAAGTAATGCTAAAATATTCCAAAAGTCCGACAGGACCACTATAAAGACTGTAAAAACATATGAAATACGTTGAAGATCACCACATAAATGATTGTTCAGGATTACCACTTTTGTCGCGGAGAGACAGAAACGGTACCACACCTGCTGGCGAAAGCTCATCTTTATTAGCACTTCATTACTGATCCATGgcgaagtttaaaaaaaaaacacattataaCATGAACAAGTGCTtattatgtacacacacaaaaaaatgggGGCAATTAAACGCCAATGAAGCGAAACAGTAGACTATTTCAGACCTTATTAAAGTTGTTTGTTCGTCCTGGCAATTGCATCGTTGTGTATTTGGAAAGATGATCAAGCTTGCAGTATGTCACATCACCATGCAGTTATGCCATTATTCACAGCATCCTATACTTTCACATAATTACTTTAGAAAATGAGACAAGTAAAAGAaattaatacacatacatgattGTGTCTGCATTTAAACGCTTGTATGAGTAAAATTTGAAAACGGCATGACTGAAATTGGAAACATGAAaacgtcaattttttttttgcatgccaGTATGTGTCACATGGCGTCAATAGGGGCTCTCAAACTGTCAACAACCACAATCATTAAACGCCTGTAAATAAAAGTGGCGTAATTATCGTTGCAACGGTTACATAGAGACACGGGAGAGGTTACGGAGAGAGACTCCAGCACCTATCGAACAATACCATTGCTTGTATAGCATATAGACTGGATGGAAACACAACATTTCTCACATCAAGGTAATCACGTTCATAAGGCTGATCAAGATATGCCATAGAGTAAAATCTATGTTCCTGCACACTCtgataatacacacacatgtgcacTGTATAGGACAATTCCAATTTgtcatttaaagaaaatgaagattttttttttttattttttcacacgAGCATGCCAAATAAGTTTTATAGAATGTATCACAGTCATTAAACTGAAGTCAAGGATATCAGAGTAATACGACTTTTTCATCAATTTTATATTTCACGTACAGCTGACAGTCAAAACAGTTGTTCCTTTTCGCTTTCCtaccttttgtttgttgttttttgttcgaACGTTCTTGTAAAGTGCAATTTCACGCCTTGAGTTGAATTATTGATCATCACAGTAATATATTTCATCTCTACCAGTACATACCTACAAAAATTCACTATACGAAATATTTCTGGAggattctttttttcagttaacCAACAAGAAAAGAGCTGCATTTAGAGAAACTATATATCTAACTTTCTTTCCTATACTGCTCTATATTATGATAATCACTACACACCATAAACCCGCAATTTGAGTTAAATACTGATTACTTGCGTGTCTCCGataaaacaacatttcatttttaagcTCATCACGCACTAAGGTTCCTAAGATACAATTTCCCTCGAAATTTATCAAAAAGCCTATCAGACGATGAATACAGGTAGTATTTTCAAAACTTCTTACTATAGTTATATTAGCGAGCAGCAGAAGACAGTTCTCATCGAATCCCAcagcattattttgaattgattgtaataTCTTGTACCGAACTGCATATGATTTTTGTTAATATGTAGATGatctaaaaataaacaaagaaacttATCAGCATACATTGTCGTAGCAGTTGCTTTTACTTTTGTTCAGAACGTTAAAACCGTGGTAATTCTGGATCTACGAACACACTTTGGACAGCAATGGAAATAAAGAAGGGACTTCTTACCTTATAGCTGGGATTGCCATTTAAAAGATAGAGGATACAAAGAAGGATTTTATGTTCATTAAACCAAAAGAAGATTACATGTCGTAAAATTGCCTTCTTGCTGTCGGAAACTTTACCTCATAACTCGCTAATAGTTGTTCGGAGTATTTACCCTGACAAAAATATAACAACTTTACAGACTGACTCGAAATCAGCGTCATGACGCCTCCCTGTTCCCATGAACCAAACAACATAAGCACAAACAATGTAGACATATTTCGTGACGTCTGCAGATGGAATGTTCTAAATAGGTAAATCTACTTTGTGCATCAGTTAATAAGATCATTCCCCGCTCTAGAAGACATAACTCCTAAATCACATGCTTTCGTTTGCCATCAACGCGAAGCATATCTAAATAAAAGACATTAACTATATAAAACTTCCCTACATCATCGACCTGATGGTCGAATATACACAAAGAttcaaaaaccacaaaaaatcCATCCTTATCATGAACTACCACTGGAAGTGATTGTGACGTCATCTCAAATCCTGCGAAAGGTGAAATCACTTACGGCGCCTTTTTAACATTTAAGACCTGTGCAGCATAATAGGGCCTTTGTCTGGCTTCCATGCAAACTGAGAATCACTCAGGCCTCACTGATATTACCGCGCTGTGAGCGTTACACAAAGAAACTCCGTCCTGGTTACAGCCTACATCCACTGGCCTGTTGTCACAATAGAGCAAATCTTCGGTGTTCAAATAGTGTGTCTTGTACTGCCAGGCGTGCAATGACAAGTTGATTCAGCCTATTAACAAGAGCCTTACGCAAGCACGCATGATGCTAATAATTTGCACATATACACGCAagcacacacagatacacatacACAAGGAAGGAGCAAAATTAGACTTTCTGCCGTACAtgatgtcaattttcacccgtAATTATGGTATGGTACTACCagtacaactacatgtatatacaaaatacatgtaattgtatgatatatatgcCACAATGAGTACTATATTTTATAAGAGGGAGTTGCCcaatttatatttctttctcaACCTATTCTTGAAACGCCAATATAAATGTTTTCCGATGCATTTCTATATATCAATGATGAGTCATGCATGCACCAGTTCATTGTGCACGTAGCAGATATGCATTGAACCAGATGAAGCTGCACTTTAAAAAGGTGCCATTTAACGTCAATGAGAACAAGTAGTTTCTTCGTATTGAAGCAAATCTATTCCATACCTCAATATCACTGGCAAATTGATATGCTAAATTTGATTGAGGCATTGAAACAGTACTGCTGAAAGGCGTTttgaataataatttcattcgtgttttttttcttttttttttagtgaaaacattttctctcattctcttaGATCGTAGAAGTAAAAGTTTCACAACAAAACATATTCTTAAAGAGCAATTTCGGAACAGTGTAAAGTtactctgaaaagaaaaagtaaaatttgataaaaacaacagtattttatttaaaagaaaagaatctgATAAGAAttaggaaagttatgaaattttgaagttttcctAAATATcagaaaacagttcttgaacagtcaaacagaatatgcaaatgagtgagttgatttTTCATCGCTTCATAACGTGCCACATGGTTTTCATGTGCACAAAATCTTAAGATTCCCTCgggttttctgtttgtttgtttgtttgttcaaacGCCATTATGTCccaatttcaaatcatattattttgaCTGATGAcgattctgaagttattcagagggaattaacatgttttacacttttgttttacacttttataaCAGAAAACAATTATTTCGTCTGTCTTGTTTGTACACAAACGATGATAAATGGTGAGGTGATGACATAATCAGCCtaatcatttgcatattcgTGTCAACTGTTTGAGAGAACCGTTTGGTAAAAATTAGAATAATTTCGCCATTTCATAACTTCTTTTATTTCCATTCCGATTTTAATAAGTTTTCACTGTAGtgctaaaaaaaatgtaaaaagaatcaatacataatgtatttcctgCCGGATTAATGTTTCATTGGTACGAAAGTGCCCTTTCATCTAATGTTGATATTACAAATTATCATTCCTTGTTTAGTTCCCTTTAATACTCATGATTGCAAACTCTTTGTACATCATTCAACAAAATAGATCAAGCGTGTGCAGTTTATAACATAATTGCACCACTGTCTTTGCTAAATTCactaattatattttttttaatcacttgaACGTGATAATCAAACTATAACGGTCGCTTCATTCCACGAGTCATTTTTAATGATGTCGCGGGATGCGCGATCTATGCTCGTATATCTTGATTTTACAGGTAGTCCACATTATTCGCATATATTCCGGATAGAGATTTGATACGACCACATAGGCCCGCAGTCTTCTTACTAGGGACTTTTCGCTTTTGATGGACAGTAGGGTCTCGTCCGATATCCAGAGGAAATGTCTGTGAACAATGGGATCTACATTGAGCTTCTTGAGACAGGTGCCAAGAAAGACGTCCTCCCAGGGAAACAGGGGTGTGGTGAGGGCCGCCTTGTAAGCCGCTGCTCCCAGATCCGTTGACATGATGTAGCCAGGCCCATTGAGGTAAGGCGGATAAGTAGGAGATGGGTAGTATTCTTCAGATATGTAATACTTGCTGGAAGTATTTCGGAACACCTTTGCTCCTATCAGGGCCTCGGCAGCCGTCCAATTGGATATGGTAGAGTTCTTAAAGATCCAGAGGAACCGACCCTGATTCAACATTGAGTCGTCGTCGATCTTCATCATAAAACTGGCGTGTCGACAGTGAAGCGTCATCCATTTCAACCCCATCACCGTCTTCAGAGTCAGGTTCGCGTAGCTGTCGACGAAGTCCTCCTGCACAATGTCTCCATACATTGCGGCCTCTTCGTCGATCAGCTTTTGGAGAGTGGCGTTTTTCGGAGTTCCGAGCAGGAAGACCGTGGTGAACGAACCGCGTTTGATGGCGGGCCATTCCTTCTCATTGCCGTAGGTTTCACGAACCACCAGCCGACGCTTGAAATTTCCTGGCGCGGTGACCACCATGAATATGATGAATACGGGCTTTACTTTTCCACTGGACAGAGTGCAGCGATGCTTAGGCAGATGAACGTAACGGTAATTGTGTTCGTCGACGCGCTCGTCGATGTACCGTTTCGCTTTAATTTCCGGAACTGCTCGCTGGTTAGCCGCGTTCTCGTTTTCCTTCTGGACAGCCTCGTCATCCTCTGCCTCGCTTTCCTCGTCACCATCGTTCATCAGGTCCCC includes these proteins:
- the LOC140231153 gene encoding beta-1,3-galactosyltransferase 1-like, coding for MSMIARSNLVRISWLFLLVPLAIYGLLYLHCSSNAEYSRELHRRRLVLWSITNRELSANKTIRTFARLGLLPDSAVVGRLNDTLMLLMDAENDIVNVPISTMASGLDDRALIDLSRGNDNHEATNHREMGKGHLREDNVAEAKMENAIIKKTKSDDGDLMNDGDEESEAEDDEAVQKENENAANQRAVPEIKAKRYIDERVDEHNYRYVHLPKHRCTLSSGKVKPVFIIFMVVTAPGNFKRRLVVRETYGNEKEWPAIKRGSFTTVFLLGTPKNATLQKLIDEEAAMYGDIVQEDFVDSYANLTLKTVMGLKWMTLHCRHASFMMKIDDDSMLNQGRFLWIFKNSTISNWTAAEALIGAKVFRNTSSKYYISEEYYPSPTYPPYLNGPGYIMSTDLGAAAYKAALTTPLFPWEDVFLGTCLKKLNVDPIVHRHFLWISDETLLSIKSEKSLVRRLRAYVVVSNLYPEYMRIMWTTCKIKIYEHRSRIPRHH
- the LOC140230829 gene encoding beta-1,3-galactosyltransferase 5-like, with amino-acid sequence MTAGNTKEKVFVIFVVVTAPKNSWRRRVVRETYGSPSAWPQHARGSYKRIFLLGSTSNATIQRFINKEAEKYGDIVQESFVDVYENLTLKTTMALKWVTNFCRHAQLMMKIDDDSMISQTRLLSILDKSAPTNWTAGEVMVQSPVFRNPDAKFFLSEDFYPLPTYPPYLNGPGYILSTDLVEASYQTALTTPIFPWEDVFVGFCLAKLNVKMDNTTYHRFLWIPSFDSVDERRKYLVVVRRMRSYVVVTNLDYRFMRIMWAVGKLKRPGTK